One genomic window of Pseudokineococcus lusitanus includes the following:
- a CDS encoding HNH endonuclease signature motif containing protein has product MGDLPVSRRAGRAVLDQLRDAHAAASIQHAAMLGLVADLVDEVAASLGVPVDGDPVETARFGRLGGDPAEAVITEIALALHVGVAGARRLVQDALALTTVLPQTRAALRVGAICSAQAHAVVTETAGLTPEQARWIDAEVADDLPRLDPRGVTRKVRALVARLEVDATNRRVRYETCRRQVLVQPLGDGAAELVATGPVADITALFQRITTWVTTRTGPHAAADPHAAVAAGLDPIAAAADGTATDLPDQRGVDARRFDALVGLATDTGTGTGAREDGRAHAGQCHGPQLNVSLPTLLGLDDEQAWLAGHGAVPADVARELLAAGHPFRRILTDPFTGKVLGVDGHLHHLDTRTTTTTPAGTDATTQITGLPIPGVTDDGPPAAPPTTTPPTIPPAPTPDADAVPYPPGDSGTGMPPAPPPTPTTRQVPAGLADKLTRISDAVTPGPSTPGPSTPGPSTPGPSTPGVATPPWASASGTPPASTCPLAGLPTDYVPTAEQSRYIRTALPECTHPGCTQPSVRCDLDHQVPHGSGGPTCECNLRPRCRKHHQCRTHYGWLVQPITDDPTDLHGLGTRWTSPLGLVHDDPAPPFLPRPTTSRDGDGTPLPAGWDDLGDPLDCSYPTVDMAWPGALLLISAATTATTHHREPPAPPALPNEDEPPPF; this is encoded by the coding sequence GTGGGCGACCTCCCGGTCTCCCGACGCGCGGGCCGGGCCGTCCTGGACCAGCTCCGCGACGCCCACGCCGCCGCGTCGATCCAGCACGCCGCGATGCTTGGGCTGGTGGCCGACCTCGTCGACGAGGTCGCCGCCTCCCTGGGCGTCCCGGTCGACGGCGACCCGGTCGAGACCGCCCGCTTCGGCCGCCTCGGCGGGGACCCCGCCGAGGCCGTCATCACCGAGATCGCCCTCGCCCTGCACGTCGGGGTCGCCGGAGCACGCCGCCTCGTCCAGGACGCACTCGCGCTGACGACCGTGCTGCCGCAGACCCGGGCCGCGCTGCGCGTCGGGGCCATCTGCTCCGCACAGGCGCACGCCGTCGTCACCGAGACGGCGGGCCTGACGCCTGAGCAGGCCCGGTGGATCGACGCCGAGGTCGCCGACGACCTGCCCCGCCTAGACCCACGCGGGGTCACGCGCAAGGTGCGGGCCCTCGTGGCCCGGCTCGAGGTGGACGCGACCAACCGCCGCGTCCGGTACGAGACCTGCCGCCGGCAGGTCCTCGTCCAGCCCCTCGGCGACGGGGCGGCCGAGCTCGTCGCCACCGGCCCCGTCGCCGACATCACCGCCCTGTTCCAAAGGATCACCACCTGGGTCACCACCCGCACCGGCCCCCACGCCGCCGCGGACCCGCACGCCGCCGTCGCCGCAGGCCTCGACCCCATCGCGGCGGCCGCCGACGGCACCGCCACCGACCTGCCCGACCAGCGCGGCGTCGACGCCCGCCGCTTCGACGCGTTGGTCGGCCTGGCCACCGACACCGGCACCGGTACCGGCGCACGTGAGGACGGCCGGGCGCACGCCGGGCAGTGCCACGGCCCCCAGCTCAACGTCTCGCTCCCCACGCTGCTCGGCCTCGACGACGAGCAGGCGTGGCTCGCCGGCCACGGCGCCGTCCCCGCCGACGTCGCCCGTGAGCTCCTCGCCGCCGGCCACCCCTTCCGCCGGATCCTCACCGACCCCTTCACCGGGAAGGTCCTCGGCGTCGACGGACACCTCCACCACCTCGACACCCGCACGACGACGACGACGCCGGCCGGCACCGACGCGACCACCCAGATCACCGGCTTGCCTATCCCCGGCGTCACCGACGACGGTCCGCCGGCAGCACCGCCCACCACGACTCCACCGACCATCCCGCCCGCTCCGACGCCTGACGCAGACGCGGTCCCCTACCCGCCTGGTGACAGCGGGACCGGCATGCCACCAGCGCCCCCACCGACGCCTACCACGCGACAGGTGCCAGCCGGCCTCGCCGACAAGCTCACCCGCATCTCCGACGCCGTCACGCCCGGCCCCAGCACGCCCGGCCCCAGCACGCCCGGCCCCAGCACGCCCGGCCCCAGCACGCCCGGCGTCGCCACACCCCCGTGGGCCTCCGCCTCCGGGACGCCGCCCGCGTCGACCTGCCCTCTCGCCGGCCTACCCACCGACTACGTCCCGACCGCCGAGCAGTCCCGCTACATCCGCACCGCCCTGCCCGAGTGCACCCACCCCGGCTGCACCCAGCCGTCGGTCCGCTGCGACCTCGACCACCAGGTCCCCCACGGCAGTGGCGGGCCGACCTGCGAGTGCAACCTCCGCCCCCGCTGCCGCAAGCACCACCAGTGCCGCACCCACTACGGCTGGCTCGTCCAGCCGATCACCGACGACCCGACCGACCTGCACGGCCTCGGCACCCGGTGGACCTCACCCCTCGGCCTCGTCCACGACGACCCCGCACCACCCTTCCTCCCCCGACCCACCACCAGCCGCGACGGCGACGGCACGCCCCTGCCCGCCGGCTGGGACGACCTCGGAGATCCCCTCGACTGCTCGTACCCGACCGTCGACATGGCCTGGCCCGGCGCGCTCCTGCTCATCAGCGCCGCTACCACCGCGACCACCCACCACCGCGAACCGCCCGCGCCACCGGCCCTGCCGAACGAAGACGAACCGCCGCCCTTCTGA
- a CDS encoding thioredoxin domain-containing protein: MPNRLATATSPYLLQHADNPVDWREWGPEAFAEARERDVPVLVSVGYAACHWCHVMAHESFEDPEVGRVLDAGFVAVKVDREERPDVDASLMRAVTAMTGQGGWPMTVFCTPDGEPFHAGTYYPPTPHPRMPSFRQLLDAVGEAWRDRREEVVDQGARVAEALARRPAVGDGAAPPPDAEALGAAVTALLAEEDTVHGGLGGAPKFPPSAVCLWLLRHAATDAPTAADALGLAGRTLTAMARSGTYDQVGGGFARYAVDAAWVVPHFEKMLYDNAQLARAYLHWWRLTGEPTGARVAEETCDWMVSTLGTAEGGLASSLDADTPVEGPTGTHGVEGATYVWTPLQLAEVLGPDDGRGAADLLGVTAEGTFEHGSSTLRLTRDPWADPDDAARWTSVRDRLRAARAQRPQPARDDKVVMAWDGLAVAALAETGALLGRPDLVAAAGRVADLLVAVHRGGDGRWVRTSRDGRAGASRAVLEDLGGLAEGLLALHAVTGDPDRARLAEELCEVVLAEHVDERGDLADVAASADDAVLDRLGRHTDPTDGAAPSGTSAAAGALLGVAALTGSDRLRAAADRALAPAAELVRAAPRFAGWAMAVAEAALDGPREVAVLGPDGDAATDALHRAALAGTAPGLVVSRGEPGATVPAVLADRGLVGGRPAAYVCRGHVCDVPTTDPAALAVALGSRPPAH, encoded by the coding sequence ATGCCGAACCGCCTGGCGACCGCCACGAGCCCGTACCTGCTCCAGCACGCCGACAACCCCGTCGACTGGCGCGAGTGGGGCCCCGAGGCCTTCGCCGAGGCGCGGGAGCGGGACGTGCCCGTCCTCGTCTCGGTGGGCTACGCCGCCTGCCACTGGTGCCACGTCATGGCGCACGAGTCCTTCGAGGACCCGGAGGTCGGGCGGGTGCTCGACGCGGGCTTCGTCGCCGTCAAGGTCGACCGGGAGGAGCGGCCCGACGTCGACGCCTCCCTCATGCGCGCGGTCACGGCGATGACCGGGCAGGGCGGCTGGCCGATGACGGTCTTCTGCACGCCCGACGGCGAGCCCTTCCACGCGGGCACCTACTACCCGCCGACGCCGCACCCGCGGATGCCGAGCTTCCGGCAGCTGCTCGACGCCGTCGGCGAGGCCTGGCGCGACCGGCGCGAGGAGGTCGTCGACCAGGGGGCACGGGTGGCGGAGGCGCTCGCGCGGCGCCCCGCGGTCGGCGACGGTGCGGCACCGCCCCCGGACGCGGAAGCCCTCGGCGCCGCGGTCACCGCCCTGCTCGCCGAGGAGGACACCGTCCACGGCGGCCTCGGCGGCGCACCGAAGTTCCCGCCGTCCGCCGTCTGCCTGTGGCTGCTCCGGCACGCGGCGACCGACGCCCCGACCGCCGCCGACGCCCTCGGGCTCGCCGGCCGCACGCTCACGGCGATGGCCCGCTCCGGCACCTACGACCAGGTCGGCGGCGGCTTCGCCCGCTACGCCGTCGACGCCGCCTGGGTCGTGCCCCACTTCGAGAAGATGCTCTACGACAACGCGCAGCTGGCGCGCGCCTACCTGCACTGGTGGCGGCTGACGGGCGAGCCCACCGGGGCCCGGGTCGCCGAGGAGACCTGCGACTGGATGGTCTCCACGCTCGGCACCGCGGAGGGCGGTCTGGCCTCGTCGCTCGACGCCGACACCCCGGTCGAGGGCCCCACCGGGACGCACGGCGTCGAGGGCGCCACCTACGTCTGGACGCCCCTGCAGCTGGCCGAGGTCCTCGGGCCCGACGACGGCCGCGGGGCGGCAGACCTCCTCGGCGTCACCGCGGAGGGCACGTTCGAGCACGGCTCCTCGACGCTGCGGCTGACGCGCGACCCGTGGGCCGACCCCGACGACGCCGCGCGCTGGACGTCGGTGCGGGACCGCCTCCGCGCGGCCCGGGCGCAGCGGCCGCAGCCCGCGCGTGACGACAAGGTGGTCATGGCCTGGGACGGGCTGGCCGTCGCGGCGCTCGCCGAGACGGGTGCGCTGCTCGGACGGCCCGACCTCGTGGCGGCCGCCGGGCGCGTCGCCGACCTGCTCGTCGCGGTGCACCGCGGCGGCGACGGGCGGTGGGTGCGGACGTCCCGCGACGGGCGCGCCGGGGCCTCCCGGGCGGTGCTCGAGGACCTCGGCGGCCTCGCGGAGGGGCTCCTCGCTCTCCACGCGGTGACGGGCGACCCCGACCGGGCCCGCCTGGCCGAGGAGCTGTGCGAGGTCGTGCTCGCCGAGCACGTCGACGAGCGGGGGGACCTCGCGGACGTCGCGGCCTCGGCCGACGACGCCGTGCTCGACCGGCTCGGTCGTCACACCGACCCGACGGACGGCGCGGCCCCGTCGGGCACGAGCGCGGCCGCGGGCGCCCTGCTCGGCGTCGCGGCGCTGACGGGCTCGGACCGGCTGCGCGCCGCGGCCGATCGGGCGCTCGCGCCGGCCGCGGAGCTCGTCCGGGCGGCGCCCCGCTTCGCCGGGTGGGCCATGGCGGTGGCCGAGGCCGCCCTCGACGGCCCCCGGGAGGTGGCCGTCCTCGGTCCGGACGGCGACGCCGCGACGGACGCCCTGCACCGCGCCGCGCTCGCGGGCACCGCGCCCGGGCTGGTCGTCAGCCGCGGCGAGCCCGGCGCCACCGTGCCGGCGGTCCTCGCCGACCGTGGCCTCGTCGGCGGCCGACCCGCGGCCTACGTCTGCCGCGGCCACGTCTGCGACGTCCCGACGACGGACCCGGCCGCCCTCGCCGTCGCCCTGGGGAGCCGCCCTCCGGCGCACTGA